A genomic window from Dehalobacter sp. 12DCB1 includes:
- a CDS encoding lytic transglycosylase domain-containing protein gives MKIDAQNELLQLQLQNMVQALEGTSENSEAFQMVYKMLLETMQEDSNVTSDLNIGALGKNLTDSSDLSNLSALSNLTDVSSQMGQTDRSNTSDQMQMLYLYNLINLQNSLLNTGDGTESLTRTGDFLGTNNMTSSGQTYNSAYSAYNMNNTNNTSNTDSSFNASSIDASIEAAITGASEKYGLEKSLISAVIRQESSFNPNAVSSAGAIGLMQLMPATATGLGVTDPYNIKQNVDGGTRYLRQLIDRYGSTEMALAAYNAGSGTIRARGVQGPEDLAKMPAETRNFVQKVMSYYTGRSA, from the coding sequence ATGAAAATCGATGCTCAAAACGAACTGCTGCAGCTGCAGCTTCAAAATATGGTCCAGGCCCTGGAAGGCACTTCTGAAAACTCCGAAGCTTTTCAGATGGTTTATAAAATGCTGTTGGAGACCATGCAAGAAGACAGCAATGTCACATCGGATCTGAACATCGGGGCTTTGGGTAAAAACCTGACAGACAGTTCAGATCTGTCTAATCTGTCGGCGCTTTCAAATCTGACAGATGTGTCAAGTCAGATGGGTCAAACCGATCGTTCCAACACGTCTGACCAAATGCAGATGCTCTATCTCTATAACCTTATCAATCTGCAGAATTCACTGCTCAACACAGGAGACGGAACCGAAAGCCTGACTAGAACCGGGGACTTCCTAGGAACAAATAACATGACCTCATCCGGGCAGACATACAACAGTGCTTACAGTGCTTACAATATGAATAACACGAACAACACGAGTAATACAGACAGCTCTTTCAACGCGTCTTCGATTGATGCTTCAATTGAAGCTGCGATTACGGGAGCTTCGGAAAAATACGGTTTGGAAAAATCTTTGATATCAGCCGTCATTCGTCAGGAATCATCCTTTAACCCGAACGCGGTCTCTTCAGCAGGCGCAATCGGCCTGATGCAGCTGATGCCGGCAACAGCCACAGGACTGGGCGTAACCGACCCCTATAATATTAAACAGAATGTTGACGGCGGAACGCGTTATTTACGGCAGCTGATCGACCGTTACGGATCCACGGAAATGGCTCTGGCTGCCTATAATGCCGGATCAGGAACAATCCGGGCCAGAGGCGTTCAGGGGCCGGAGGACCTTGCTAAAATGCCTGCCGAAACAAGAAACTTTGTTCAAAAGGTTATGAGTTACTATACAGGTAGAAGCGCCTAA
- a CDS encoding cupin domain-containing protein, whose translation MIVGHVNELAGIPMQGAGIQGATKKVLVSPKEGWEGWTMRLFTLEPGGFTPRHTHDWPHINYIASGEGTLYLDGQDYVLKEGAYAYVPGGALHQFRNHSGKEFSFLCIVPEEGDK comes from the coding sequence ATGATCGTTGGCCATGTGAACGAATTGGCAGGGATCCCTATGCAGGGAGCAGGAATACAGGGTGCCACCAAAAAAGTACTGGTATCTCCCAAAGAAGGCTGGGAGGGCTGGACGATGCGGCTCTTTACGCTTGAACCGGGTGGCTTTACACCCAGACATACGCATGATTGGCCCCATATTAATTATATTGCTTCAGGTGAAGGTACGCTGTATTTAGACGGTCAGGATTATGTCCTGAAGGAAGGTGCGTATGCCTATGTTCCCGGAGGCGCTCTTCATCAGTTTCGGAATCATTCCGGGAAAGAATTTTCATTCCTATGCATTGTACCCGAAGAAGGAGATAAGTAA
- the pheA gene encoding prephenate dehydratase, producing the protein MDELKNRRLQDLRTKIDEIDTELLRLFEARMETVIEVAEYKILNSINILDESRENKVLQKIEQVNNKDLVKTAEEFLKAVMSISKGVQAERFFRPETGAWQEISEIEEESETGELGKSVSGNVIGFQGIPGSYSEQALKEYFGEGKNAKNYVDFEDVFQALAAEEIDYGVLPLENSFTGGIADVYDLLCQFGFYIVGEKSIQIDHNLLAVKGTKLEDIREVCSHTQGFQQSSIFLRKHPEWSQATCSNTAVSAKKVADAGSKALASIASRRAAELYGLDILAEKINNNPANFTRFIIIGRKPELRSACNKISLVVAISHEPGSLYRVLSHFARNGLNMMKIESRPMTDKTWEYLFYIDFEGNLNNRVVKKAVEGIEKESAYFQMLGNYPSDRQDR; encoded by the coding sequence GTGGATGAGTTAAAAAATCGGAGATTACAGGACCTCAGGACTAAGATTGATGAAATTGATACCGAGCTGCTTCGTCTCTTTGAAGCTAGAATGGAGACCGTCATTGAGGTAGCTGAATATAAGATTTTGAACAGCATCAATATTTTGGATGAATCCAGGGAGAATAAAGTTCTGCAAAAAATCGAGCAGGTCAATAACAAGGATCTGGTTAAGACGGCAGAAGAATTCCTCAAAGCCGTCATGAGTATTAGCAAAGGTGTTCAGGCCGAACGCTTTTTCAGGCCAGAAACCGGTGCCTGGCAGGAAATTTCGGAAATTGAAGAGGAGTCGGAAACCGGAGAACTGGGGAAATCTGTTTCGGGAAATGTGATCGGGTTCCAGGGAATTCCGGGTTCCTATAGTGAACAGGCGCTTAAGGAATATTTCGGGGAAGGCAAGAATGCCAAGAATTATGTGGACTTTGAAGATGTGTTTCAGGCGTTGGCTGCAGAAGAGATTGATTACGGGGTTCTTCCGCTGGAAAATTCGTTTACCGGCGGTATTGCCGACGTTTACGACCTGCTTTGCCAGTTTGGTTTTTATATCGTCGGTGAAAAAAGTATCCAAATCGATCATAATCTACTGGCGGTTAAAGGAACGAAACTCGAAGATATCAGGGAAGTATGCTCCCATACCCAGGGTTTTCAGCAGTCCAGTATTTTTTTAAGAAAACATCCCGAATGGAGCCAGGCGACCTGCAGCAATACCGCGGTAAGTGCCAAGAAAGTCGCCGATGCAGGCTCGAAAGCCCTGGCATCCATTGCGAGCAGGCGAGCGGCGGAGCTCTATGGCCTGGACATTCTGGCTGAAAAGATCAATAATAATCCGGCGAACTTTACCCGGTTTATCATCATCGGCAGAAAACCTGAGCTTAGAAGTGCGTGTAACAAGATCAGTCTCGTTGTTGCCATTTCCCACGAACCAGGTTCATTGTACAGGGTCCTCAGTCACTTTGCCCGCAACGGGCTGAATATGATGAAGATCGAATCCCGGCCGATGACGGATAAGACCTGGGAATATCTCTTCTATATTGATTTCGAGGGTAATCTAAATAATCGTGTGGTCAAGAAAGCAGTTGAGGGGATAGAGAAAGAGAGCGCTTACTTCCAGATGCTCGGAAACTATCCGTCGGATAGACAAGACAGGTAA
- the aroC gene encoding chorismate synthase — translation MSGTWGEYLKLSLFGESHGKCIGIVLDGLPAGLKLDLPFISRELARRAPGKNPLSTPRQEKDEFEILSGFFHGSTTGAPLCCVIWNKDQHSGDYSELKDTVRPGHADYTAMVKHRGFNDYRGGGHFSGRLTAPLVLAGAIAKQVLEKKGIMIGSHILNIGSIREDHFDSLRIDSGLLWKLTEQEFPVLSEEAGTRMKQEILQAKAKEDSVGGVIETAVVGLPAGLGSPFFDSAESKIAHLLFAVPAVKGVEFGAGFAITQMKGSEANDPYALADDKVVTLSNHNGGILGGITNGMPLIFRAAVKPTPSIGKVQQTVNMASREETQITVQGRHDPCIVPRAVPVVESVAALALLDLMIEKDGVTWMS, via the coding sequence ATGAGTGGAACATGGGGTGAATACCTCAAACTATCGCTGTTTGGGGAATCACACGGAAAATGCATCGGGATTGTACTCGATGGTCTGCCGGCGGGATTAAAGCTTGATTTGCCCTTCATCAGCCGGGAACTGGCCAGGAGGGCACCAGGGAAGAATCCGCTTTCAACCCCACGGCAAGAGAAAGACGAATTTGAAATCCTGAGTGGTTTCTTTCATGGATCTACGACCGGAGCCCCGCTCTGCTGTGTGATCTGGAATAAGGATCAGCACTCCGGGGATTATTCCGAATTGAAAGACACGGTGCGGCCCGGCCATGCGGATTATACCGCGATGGTAAAACACAGGGGCTTCAACGATTATCGGGGCGGAGGCCATTTTTCCGGCAGACTTACAGCGCCGCTGGTATTGGCTGGCGCGATTGCCAAGCAAGTCCTGGAGAAGAAGGGTATTATGATCGGCAGCCATATTTTAAATATTGGCAGCATAAGAGAGGATCATTTTGACAGCCTCCGAATTGATTCAGGGCTGCTTTGGAAACTGACAGAGCAGGAATTCCCGGTTCTATCGGAAGAAGCGGGTACCCGGATGAAACAGGAAATTCTTCAGGCCAAAGCTAAAGAGGACTCTGTCGGTGGTGTGATTGAGACTGCCGTAGTCGGTTTGCCTGCCGGTTTGGGGTCGCCATTCTTTGATTCAGCTGAAAGCAAAATTGCCCATCTGTTGTTTGCTGTTCCGGCGGTGAAGGGAGTGGAATTCGGCGCTGGGTTTGCAATTACGCAGATGAAAGGATCCGAAGCCAATGATCCGTACGCTCTCGCAGATGATAAAGTAGTGACGCTTTCCAATCACAATGGCGGAATTCTTGGAGGGATCACGAATGGAATGCCTTTGATATTTCGGGCTGCTGTGAAACCGACACCTTCGATCGGCAAAGTACAGCAGACGGTGAATATGGCCTCCAGGGAAGAGACGCAAATTACGGTTCAGGGGAGACACGATCCTTGCATCGTTCCCCGGGCGGTTCCCGTCGTAGAAAGCGTCGCTGCACTGGCCTTATTGGATCTGATGATAGAAAAGGATGGGGTAACGTGGATGAGTTAA
- the aroA gene encoding 3-phosphoshikimate 1-carboxyvinyltransferase, which produces MTCLRLQPSTLTGEIRIPPSKSISHRAVICAALAEGISSIDNLVFSEDISATLAGLVSLGTTVREVSADPGEPGVLCLEGNPKLQIIQETINCRESGSTLRFLIPLATLTGGPVTFTGAGKLVERPLDAYYELFQLHRIEYQTRDGYLPLTIKGRFSPGEYKLKGNVSSQFITGLMFLLPLLDGDSRIVVTTELESRGYVDLTIDALEKSGITVQNNAYHEFFIPGGQQYKTINCRIEGDYSQAAFWLVAGTLGSGLKCLDINAQSLQGDRMILDIMLAMGARIVWTDDSLGVLSAQTVGTVIDAGQCPDLVPVLAVLASLSKGTTRIINAGRLRIKESDRLKATASELNKLGARIQELQEGLLIEGVETLHGGTVDSWNDHRIAMALAVASIRCTEPVYLTGAEAVKKSYPHFWQDFCKLGGRADEWNMG; this is translated from the coding sequence TTGACGTGCTTACGATTGCAGCCTTCAACTTTAACAGGGGAGATCAGGATACCTCCTTCTAAAAGCATCAGTCACCGGGCAGTGATATGCGCCGCGCTGGCTGAAGGAATCAGCAGCATTGACAATCTTGTCTTCTCCGAAGATATTTCCGCAACCCTGGCGGGTTTGGTGTCTCTGGGTACGACCGTCAGGGAAGTCTCAGCGGACCCTGGTGAACCAGGCGTACTTTGTCTGGAAGGAAACCCGAAGCTTCAAATCATCCAGGAAACGATCAACTGCCGGGAATCAGGATCCACGCTGAGGTTTTTGATACCTCTGGCTACACTGACGGGAGGGCCGGTGACCTTTACCGGTGCCGGCAAGCTGGTGGAGCGCCCACTCGATGCGTATTATGAGCTGTTTCAACTGCATCGAATTGAATATCAGACCCGGGACGGTTATTTGCCCTTGACGATCAAGGGGAGGTTCTCACCGGGTGAGTATAAACTGAAAGGCAATGTCAGTTCTCAATTTATTACTGGACTTATGTTTTTGCTGCCACTCCTGGACGGAGATTCCAGAATTGTCGTTACAACGGAACTGGAATCCCGCGGTTATGTTGACCTTACCATCGATGCGCTGGAAAAGTCGGGAATAACCGTACAAAATAACGCCTACCATGAATTCTTTATTCCAGGGGGCCAGCAGTATAAAACAATTAATTGCCGCATTGAAGGAGACTACTCCCAGGCTGCGTTCTGGCTGGTGGCAGGTACACTGGGGTCCGGTCTAAAATGTTTGGATATTAACGCTCAATCCTTGCAAGGGGATAGGATGATCCTCGATATTATGTTGGCGATGGGTGCCCGAATTGTTTGGACGGATGATAGTTTGGGAGTCCTGAGCGCCCAGACTGTGGGAACAGTGATTGATGCCGGGCAGTGTCCGGATCTGGTTCCTGTACTTGCAGTTCTTGCTTCTTTAAGCAAAGGAACAACCAGAATCATCAATGCTGGAAGACTTCGCATCAAAGAATCGGACAGACTCAAAGCAACGGCATCAGAGCTGAACAAACTTGGGGCCAGGATTCAGGAGCTGCAGGAAGGGCTCCTCATCGAAGGGGTAGAAACCCTGCATGGCGGAACAGTCGACAGCTGGAACGATCACCGGATTGCAATGGCCCTCGCTGTGGCCTCTATCAGGTGTACTGAGCCAGTATATTTGACCGGAGCCGAAGCCGTTAAAAAATCATATCCGCATTTCTGGCAAGATTTTTGCAAATTGGGAGGTAGAGCTGATGAGTGGAACATGGGGTGA
- a CDS encoding prephenate dehydrogenase — MDFLEEPDFGSMEITVVGLGLIGGSFAMALNKLKPKKIWAVDVNISVLEQAEKTGVISKGFPEASIPLQSSDVVVICIYPELAVQFVKDNLAYFKHGALITDTAGLKEQVVQEISSVLREDLSFVGGHPLAGKESSGFAYASEEIFLGANYLITPIDGTKDESLRLVERLVIGLGCRQPIRMEPHKHDEIIALTSQLPHVIAAALMNSSGSEDTGSLVGGSFRDATRVARMNAELWSELLLENKDNILEQIDVFTENVRMIRAAIAEKDRNSLKEMLENAGRGREKF; from the coding sequence GTGGATTTCTTGGAAGAACCGGACTTTGGTAGTATGGAAATTACGGTAGTGGGTCTGGGACTTATTGGCGGATCATTCGCCATGGCTTTGAATAAACTAAAACCAAAGAAAATCTGGGCAGTCGATGTTAACATCAGCGTACTGGAACAAGCAGAAAAAACAGGTGTGATCAGCAAAGGATTCCCGGAGGCGAGCATCCCGCTGCAAAGCTCGGATGTTGTTGTGATCTGCATCTATCCGGAGCTTGCCGTTCAGTTTGTAAAAGACAACCTGGCTTATTTTAAACATGGTGCCCTTATTACGGATACAGCAGGACTCAAAGAACAAGTCGTTCAGGAGATCAGTTCAGTCTTAAGGGAAGATTTGAGCTTCGTCGGGGGACATCCGCTGGCTGGAAAAGAGTCCAGTGGATTTGCCTACGCTTCTGAAGAGATTTTCCTGGGGGCCAACTATCTGATTACCCCAATCGACGGCACGAAGGATGAAAGCCTGAGACTGGTGGAAAGGTTAGTTATTGGTCTCGGCTGCAGACAGCCGATCCGGATGGAACCCCATAAGCATGACGAAATTATTGCGCTGACAAGTCAGCTTCCTCATGTCATTGCTGCTGCCCTGATGAACAGTTCCGGCTCCGAGGATACCGGCAGCCTTGTCGGAGGCAGCTTCCGCGATGCAACGCGGGTGGCGAGAATGAATGCCGAACTCTGGAGTGAACTTTTACTTGAGAATAAAGACAATATTTTAGAACAGATTGACGTGTTCACCGAAAACGTTCGGATGATCAGAGCAGCGATCGCGGAAAAAGACCGGAATTCGCTGAAAGAAATGCTTGAAAATGCCGGCCGGGGTAGAGAAAAGTTTTAA
- the aroF gene encoding 3-deoxy-7-phosphoheptulonate synthase: MIIVMRPKTPPEEIAKMKQKILDLGCEVHESLGVNYHILGLIGNTSSIDPDTMHANDWVEKVIHVQEPFKKVNRLFHPEDTVISVGDRKIGGDTFAVIAGPCSVESETQIVGIAEAVKKSGAAFLRGGAFKPRSSPYSFQGLREDGLELLKIARNKTGLPIVSELMSTEYLERFVEDVDIIQIGARNMQNFELLKEVGKIQKPVILKRGLSSTIEELLLAAEYILAHGNENVIFCERGIRTFENYTRNTLDLTAVPVIKKLSHLPVIVDPSHAAGLWWLVEPMAKAAMIVGADGVMIEVHNDPANAKCDGQQSIKPERFEALMDSLRQLAVIQNKII, translated from the coding sequence ATGATTATTGTAATGAGGCCGAAGACGCCCCCGGAGGAGATCGCGAAGATGAAACAGAAGATATTGGACCTGGGATGTGAGGTTCATGAGTCTTTAGGCGTGAACTACCATATTCTTGGGTTAATCGGAAATACCAGCAGCATTGACCCGGACACGATGCATGCAAATGATTGGGTTGAAAAAGTTATTCATGTCCAGGAGCCTTTTAAAAAGGTTAACCGTTTATTCCACCCGGAAGATACGGTCATCAGTGTCGGGGACAGAAAAATCGGCGGCGACACCTTTGCTGTGATTGCCGGACCATGTTCGGTAGAAAGTGAAACGCAAATTGTCGGCATTGCCGAAGCGGTCAAAAAATCCGGAGCTGCTTTTTTAAGAGGCGGCGCTTTTAAGCCACGTTCCTCACCGTACAGCTTTCAGGGTTTAAGAGAAGATGGCCTGGAACTTCTGAAAATAGCCAGAAACAAGACAGGATTGCCGATTGTATCGGAGTTAATGTCGACCGAATATCTGGAGAGATTCGTTGAAGACGTGGATATTATTCAGATCGGCGCCCGCAATATGCAGAACTTTGAACTCTTAAAAGAAGTCGGAAAAATTCAAAAACCGGTGATTCTAAAAAGAGGGTTATCCTCGACGATTGAGGAATTATTACTTGCTGCGGAATATATTTTGGCGCATGGCAATGAGAATGTTATTTTCTGTGAAAGAGGCATTCGGACTTTCGAAAATTACACCCGAAATACGCTTGACCTGACTGCTGTGCCGGTGATCAAGAAACTGAGTCACCTTCCGGTTATTGTTGATCCAAGCCACGCGGCAGGGCTGTGGTGGCTTGTCGAACCGATGGCTAAAGCAGCGATGATCGTAGGTGCCGACGGTGTCATGATCGAAGTGCACAACGACCCGGCCAATGCCAAATGTGACGGGCAGCAGTCTATCAAACCGGAGAGATTCGAGGCTTTAATGGATTCGTTAAGACAGCTGGCGGTTATACAGAATAAGATTATTTAA
- a CDS encoding FmdE family protein produces MCREKTPWEKCAEFHGHECMGLAIGFRQAFIGLNALGVTRAADEELFAVVENDACGVDAIQVLTGCTLGKGNLIYKDAGKQAVTLANRKSGKAVRILRKLGNKPDDEQYTELKAKISAGSASDQEKAAWGTLQKERIEKFLATPADGLFTVTEVTMPRIEPARIFQTVVCSQCGEPFAEVKAHLAEGKIICSDCNKTYTRGWR; encoded by the coding sequence ATGTGCAGAGAAAAAACACCCTGGGAAAAATGTGCTGAATTTCATGGACACGAATGTATGGGACTTGCAATTGGCTTTAGACAAGCGTTTATCGGACTCAATGCGCTTGGTGTAACAAGAGCTGCTGATGAAGAATTGTTTGCAGTCGTCGAAAACGATGCCTGTGGTGTCGATGCGATTCAGGTACTTACCGGTTGTACGCTTGGAAAGGGCAATCTGATTTATAAGGATGCCGGCAAACAGGCAGTCACGCTGGCCAACCGCAAATCTGGCAAAGCGGTCAGGATTTTAAGGAAACTTGGCAACAAACCCGATGATGAACAATATACTGAATTGAAAGCAAAAATATCAGCCGGTTCAGCCAGTGATCAGGAAAAGGCAGCTTGGGGGACTCTGCAGAAGGAAAGAATTGAAAAATTTCTGGCCACACCTGCCGATGGATTATTTACGGTTACCGAAGTAACTATGCCCCGGATTGAACCGGCCAGAATTTTTCAGACAGTCGTATGCTCTCAATGCGGGGAGCCATTTGCGGAAGTCAAAGCACATCTGGCCGAAGGAAAAATCATCTGTTCCGATTGCAATAAGACTTATACCAGGGGATGGCGTTAA
- a CDS encoding metal ABC transporter permease, whose translation MIEQWYRMLDALLPLGWLEYDFMKNALLAVLLVTPILGILGTMIVNNRMAFFSDALGHSALTGVAAGVVLGIQSPFWALLVFSVLFAVAVISVKNANTASTDTIIGVFSSTAVALGIVLLSRNGGFSKYSGYLIGDLLSITPSELGILALIFVLVLVFWAGWFNKLLLVSVNQSLAKSRGIHVRFYEFVFAIVIAVVVTFAIRWVGILIISSLLVLPAAASRNIAANTRQYHVFAVIIALISGLAGLILSYFWGTATGATIVLMLALFFAGTFIWKVSTR comes from the coding sequence ATGATCGAACAATGGTATAGGATGCTTGATGCCTTACTTCCTCTAGGCTGGCTGGAATATGATTTTATGAAGAACGCCCTTTTGGCTGTTCTTCTGGTGACACCCATTTTGGGCATCCTCGGCACAATGATCGTGAATAACCGGATGGCCTTTTTCTCAGATGCGTTGGGACATTCGGCGTTGACAGGTGTTGCGGCGGGAGTTGTACTCGGGATCCAAAGCCCTTTTTGGGCTCTGCTGGTTTTTTCGGTGTTGTTTGCGGTTGCGGTGATTAGTGTTAAAAATGCCAATACGGCATCGACGGATACGATTATCGGCGTATTTTCCTCAACGGCAGTTGCATTGGGTATCGTGCTCCTGTCACGCAACGGCGGCTTTAGCAAGTACTCCGGGTATTTGATCGGGGATCTGTTAAGCATAACCCCTTCAGAGCTGGGAATTTTAGCCCTGATTTTTGTGCTGGTGCTGGTGTTTTGGGCAGGCTGGTTCAACAAGCTGCTGTTGGTAAGTGTCAATCAATCCCTGGCCAAAAGCCGGGGAATTCATGTCCGCTTTTATGAATTTGTATTTGCCATCGTGATCGCCGTTGTGGTAACGTTCGCGATTCGCTGGGTAGGCATTCTGATTATCAGTTCCCTGCTTGTCCTGCCTGCAGCCGCTTCCCGGAATATCGCGGCAAATACGAGGCAGTATCATGTCTTTGCCGTGATCATCGCCTTGATTTCCGGTCTGGCAGGACTGATCCTGTCCTATTTTTGGGGAACGGCAACAGGCGCCACCATTGTTCTGATGCTTGCGCTATTCTTCGCCGGGACATTTATCTGGAAAGTTTCAACAAGATAA
- a CDS encoding metal ABC transporter ATP-binding protein — protein sequence MKNKCCNHELYEECGCGLCRTRINHLGVTLNNKEILRDINLEIYCGDLTAVIGPNGAGKTTLFKAILGEIPHTGTIEFLDPKDNHKGRPLIGYVPQKLDFDNSSPVTVLDLFTATYNRFPVWLGSSQKTKKRVQKNLTLVQAEHLLNRRLGALSGGELQRVLLALALDPVPNLLFLDEPVSGIDQKGLELFYDIVSRLRQDYDLSIILVSHDLNLVAKYADRVILLNHATIECCGTAAEVFDNEKVIETFGMGWAKGNAESKRKEEEQANDRTMV from the coding sequence ATGAAAAATAAATGCTGCAATCATGAATTATATGAAGAATGCGGATGCGGCTTATGCCGTACGAGGATCAACCACCTCGGGGTAACGCTGAATAACAAAGAAATACTGCGGGATATCAATCTGGAAATATACTGCGGCGATTTGACTGCGGTGATCGGACCGAACGGAGCCGGTAAGACAACCTTGTTTAAAGCTATCCTCGGTGAAATTCCACACACGGGAACGATTGAATTTCTTGATCCTAAAGATAACCATAAGGGCCGTCCGCTCATCGGCTATGTCCCGCAGAAACTTGATTTTGACAACAGTTCGCCGGTCACTGTGCTGGACTTGTTTACAGCGACTTACAACCGTTTTCCCGTCTGGCTCGGTTCTTCTCAAAAAACAAAAAAACGCGTTCAAAAGAATTTAACGCTTGTGCAGGCTGAACATCTGCTTAACAGAAGACTGGGTGCGCTATCCGGAGGGGAGTTGCAAAGAGTATTGCTCGCGCTGGCGCTTGACCCCGTCCCAAATCTCTTGTTTCTTGATGAACCGGTGTCGGGTATCGACCAGAAAGGGTTGGAACTATTCTATGATATTGTGTCCAGGCTGCGTCAGGACTATGACTTGTCGATTATTCTTGTTTCGCATGATCTGAATCTCGTGGCCAAATATGCAGACCGCGTGATACTGCTGAATCATGCGACCATCGAATGCTGCGGAACCGCTGCTGAAGTCTTCGATAACGAGAAAGTGATTGAAACATTTGGTATGGGGTGGGCCAAAGGAAACGCTGAATCCAAAAGAAAAGAGGAAGAACAAGCCAATGATCGAACAATGGTATAG
- a CDS encoding metal ABC transporter substrate-binding protein, giving the protein MTTKTAKTAVIDKTAMNRKNRTNRTKMFFKWAKPFCAALLAIMVTLSGCGAKESAAVNTDDSRGSLKIATSFYPIYLFTLNITKGISNVTVVNMTKPTTGCLHDYALTTEDLKSLEDAKVLVINGAGMESFLAKVTGQMPDLKIIDASEGITLIQDETGKNPHVWLSISKAIRQVQNIGDKLAALDPENAEKYQENTAEYIVKLEQEKNKMHQALDGVKNRDIVTFHEAFPYFAEEFHLNVAAVIEREPGSEPSPIELTETIEKIKTLKVKALFAEPQYSADTAETIANETSARVYYLDPIVTGPLEADAYIDLMDKNLQTLQGALQ; this is encoded by the coding sequence ATGACTACTAAGACCGCAAAGACGGCTGTGATTGATAAAACGGCAATGAATAGGAAAAATAGGACCAATAGGACAAAAATGTTTTTTAAGTGGGCGAAACCTTTTTGCGCGGCTTTGCTGGCAATCATGGTAACCTTAAGCGGGTGCGGTGCAAAGGAGAGCGCAGCGGTGAATACGGATGACAGTCGAGGATCGCTGAAAATTGCGACTTCGTTTTATCCGATCTATCTATTCACTTTAAACATCACGAAGGGTATCTCGAATGTGACCGTCGTCAATATGACCAAACCGACAACCGGCTGTCTCCACGATTATGCCCTGACGACCGAAGATCTGAAAAGCCTGGAAGATGCCAAGGTTCTGGTGATCAACGGCGCGGGAATGGAATCATTCCTGGCTAAGGTTACAGGGCAGATGCCGGATTTGAAGATCATCGACGCCAGTGAAGGGATTACCCTGATTCAGGATGAGACAGGGAAAAATCCGCATGTGTGGCTGAGTATATCTAAAGCGATCAGACAGGTTCAGAACATTGGCGATAAGCTGGCGGCACTTGATCCCGAAAATGCTGAAAAATATCAGGAAAATACTGCAGAATATATTGTGAAGCTCGAACAGGAAAAAAATAAAATGCATCAGGCCCTGGATGGGGTAAAGAACCGGGATATCGTGACTTTTCATGAGGCATTCCCGTATTTTGCCGAAGAATTCCATTTGAATGTGGCAGCAGTGATCGAGCGGGAGCCCGGATCAGAACCCAGCCCAATCGAACTGACTGAAACGATCGAAAAAATCAAAACATTAAAAGTTAAGGCTTTGTTCGCCGAGCCTCAGTATTCTGCCGATACGGCAGAGACAATCGCCAATGAAACAAGTGCCCGGGTCTATTATCTTGACCCGATCGTCACAGGCCCTTTGGAAGCGGATGCTTACATTGATCTGATGGATAAAAATCTGCAGACGCTGCAGGGGGCTCTCCAATGA
- a CDS encoding Fur family transcriptional regulator: protein MPENQQDPLKEIMKKAGIKNTKHRNLIFDLLQNAEEPLTAEEIFISLKDKSSSICLSTVYRTLEKLMSGNLLLKTNISDDGKARYELNHDKHKHYLICMKCNKRISIMDCPMKEFEMALKDQANFDVIQHKLEIYGYCQDCKISPQSKR from the coding sequence TTGCCTGAAAACCAGCAAGACCCATTAAAAGAAATCATGAAAAAAGCAGGGATCAAGAATACCAAGCATAGGAACTTGATATTTGACCTGCTTCAGAATGCAGAAGAACCTTTGACAGCTGAAGAGATTTTTATTTCTCTAAAAGATAAAAGCTCGTCCATTTGCCTTTCTACCGTCTATCGTACGCTGGAAAAGCTGATGTCGGGCAATCTGCTTCTCAAAACAAATATCTCTGATGACGGCAAAGCCAGATATGAACTGAATCACGACAAGCACAAACACTATCTGATTTGTATGAAGTGCAATAAACGGATCTCGATTATGGACTGTCCAATGAAAGAATTTGAAATGGCCCTGAAAGACCAAGCCAATTTCGATGTGATCCAGCACAAACTGGAAATCTACGGTTACTGTCAAGACTGCAAGATCTCGCCACAGTCAAAAAGATAA